A genomic window from Alphaproteobacteria bacterium includes:
- the ssb gene encoding single-stranded DNA-binding protein encodes MAGSVNKVILVGNLGKDPEVRTFQNGGRVASFSVATSENWKDKATGERKERTEWHRISVLNENLVNIVERYLKKGSKVYLEGQLETRKWQDKDGQDKYSTEVVLRPYRGELTMLDGRSGGGDAANDSASLDDRGESRGGGARVAGGGKAAAADLDDEIPF; translated from the coding sequence ATGGCAGGCAGCGTCAATAAGGTCATTCTGGTGGGCAATCTGGGCAAGGACCCGGAGGTGCGCACGTTTCAGAACGGCGGGCGCGTAGCCAGCTTTTCGGTCGCCACTTCCGAAAACTGGAAGGACAAGGCGACGGGCGAGCGCAAGGAGCGCACCGAATGGCACCGCATTTCGGTGCTCAACGAAAATCTCGTGAACATTGTCGAGCGTTACCTGAAGAAGGGCTCGAAGGTTTATCTCGAAGGCCAGCTCGAAACCCGTAAATGGCAGGACAAGGACGGCCAGGACAAATATTCGACCGAGGTTGTGTTGCGCCCCTACCGCGGCGAGCTCACCATGCTTGATGGCCGGAGCGGCGGCGGCGATGCCGCCAACGACAGCGCCTCGCTCGATGATCGTGGCGAAAGCCGTGGCGGCGGCGCGCGGGTAGCCGGCGGCGGCAAGGCCGCGGCGGCGGATCTTGATGACGAGATCCCGTTCTAA
- the dnaE gene encoding DNA polymerase III subunit alpha, whose protein sequence is MSETGFIHLRVHTSYSLAEGAIKIKEDKPKDGSKAVRADLIGLCKANNMPAVAVTDSGNLFGALEFAMDAAAAGIQPIIGCKLALARPDQAQGPAGQVVTDRIVLIAQNEAGYKNLVWLVSHSFLAEDRGVPHITWDELGERAEGLIALSGGADGPVGRLLLDGQEAAGEAALQRLAGIYPGRLYVEIMRHAGGAVGNAEQRIEGALIDLAYKHNLPLVATNDVYFGTEDMYEAHDALLCIADKAMVAEPRRRRLTPDHRFKSASEMRELFADLPEACDNTLVIARRCAVMPQQIDPILPAFETTGGRSEADELREQARAGLAGRIKAAGVNDKKAYLERLEYELDVIIKMGFAGYFLITSDFIKWAKGQGIPVGPGRGSGAGSVVAWSLLITDLDPIRFGLLFERFLNPERVSMPDFDIDFCQERRDEVIGYVRDKYGADRVAQIITFGKLQARAVLRDVGRVLGMPYGYVDKICKLVPNNPANPVTLAQALDSEPQLQAMRSADPVVERLMHIALRLEGLFRNASTHAAGVVISDRPLTELVPLYRDPGAALPATQYNMKTVELAGLVKFDFLGLKTLDVLQQTVDILAARGVAVDLAALPLDDAKTFALMARGDTTGVFQLESSGMRDVLRRLRPERFEEIIALVALYRPGPMDNIPKFIKTKQGEEKPDYLHPLLEPVLRDTYGIPVYQEQVMQAAQVLAGYSLGNADLLRRAMGKKKADEMAAQRASFIAGAKKNKVSEAQAGAIFDQIDKFAGYGFNKSHAAAYALIAYQTAYLKANYAVEFFAASMNFEMGDTDKLNMVRQELARNAIALLPPDINRSHAAFAVEETESGKKAIRYALAALKGVGAAAMKSVVAAREADGPFKDLFDFASRADPKAMNKKQLESLAAAGAFDTLNRNRAQVLAAAEMLSRHASAAADERSSGQNNLFASEPEAAARPQLPDARNWDDLTRLQHEFNAIGFYLSAHPLDAYRVLLERMNVVPAAGVPSLLRASGPSRFKLAGVVMGKQERTSKSGNRFAFVQMSDGGGAFEVTVFSELLAASREQLETGSTLLIEVDAQIGGQQGGDDLRFIGRTFQPLKEAAERMSRGVRLLVRNTEALDALHKLLDGAQKGRGKVQLALELDDLSEAEIDLPEAYLLNESVKTALRQLPGGVEVQEF, encoded by the coding sequence ATGAGCGAAACCGGCTTCATTCATTTGCGCGTTCATACCAGCTATTCGCTGGCCGAAGGCGCGATCAAGATCAAGGAAGACAAACCGAAAGACGGCAGCAAGGCGGTGCGCGCCGATCTGATCGGCCTTTGCAAGGCAAACAACATGCCCGCCGTCGCCGTGACCGACAGCGGCAATCTGTTTGGCGCACTGGAATTTGCGATGGACGCCGCTGCTGCCGGCATTCAACCCATTATCGGTTGCAAGCTCGCGCTGGCGCGGCCCGATCAGGCGCAAGGTCCGGCGGGGCAGGTGGTGACGGACCGCATCGTGCTGATTGCACAGAACGAAGCGGGCTATAAAAACCTTGTTTGGCTCGTTAGCCATTCATTTCTCGCGGAAGATCGCGGCGTGCCGCATATAACGTGGGATGAGCTTGGCGAACGTGCCGAAGGACTGATCGCGCTAAGCGGCGGGGCCGATGGGCCGGTGGGGCGTTTGCTGCTTGATGGGCAGGAAGCGGCGGGTGAAGCCGCGCTGCAGCGCCTCGCAGGCATTTATCCCGGGCGGCTGTATGTGGAAATCATGCGCCATGCCGGCGGTGCGGTCGGCAATGCCGAACAGAGGATAGAAGGCGCGCTGATCGATCTTGCCTACAAGCATAATCTGCCGCTGGTCGCGACCAACGACGTCTATTTCGGCACCGAGGATATGTACGAAGCGCATGACGCGCTTTTATGCATCGCCGACAAAGCGATGGTGGCGGAGCCCAGGCGCCGCCGCCTTACGCCCGATCATCGTTTCAAATCGGCCTCCGAGATGCGCGAGCTGTTCGCCGATTTGCCCGAAGCGTGCGACAACACGCTTGTGATCGCACGCCGCTGCGCGGTAATGCCGCAGCAGATCGACCCCATTTTGCCCGCTTTCGAAACCACGGGCGGCCGCAGCGAAGCCGATGAATTGCGCGAACAGGCGCGCGCGGGGCTGGCCGGGCGCATCAAGGCCGCGGGCGTGAATGATAAGAAAGCCTATCTAGAACGTCTGGAATATGAACTGGACGTGATCATCAAGATGGGTTTCGCGGGCTATTTCCTGATCACATCCGATTTTATCAAATGGGCCAAGGGGCAGGGCATTCCGGTCGGGCCCGGGCGCGGTTCCGGCGCCGGTTCTGTGGTGGCGTGGTCGCTGCTGATCACCGATCTCGATCCGATCCGCTTCGGGCTGCTGTTCGAACGTTTTTTGAACCCCGAGCGCGTCTCGATGCCGGATTTCGATATCGATTTTTGCCAGGAGCGGCGCGACGAAGTGATCGGGTATGTGCGCGATAAATACGGCGCCGACCGGGTCGCGCAGATCATCACTTTCGGCAAGCTGCAGGCACGCGCGGTGCTGCGCGATGTCGGGCGCGTGCTCGGCATGCCTTACGGATATGTCGATAAAATCTGCAAGCTGGTGCCGAACAACCCCGCCAACCCCGTCACGCTGGCGCAGGCGCTCGATAGCGAACCGCAGCTGCAAGCCATGCGCAGCGCCGACCCGGTGGTCGAACGGCTTATGCATATCGCGCTCAGGCTCGAAGGGCTGTTCCGCAACGCGTCCACCCACGCTGCGGGCGTGGTGATCAGCGACCGGCCGCTGACCGAATTGGTGCCGCTGTACCGCGATCCGGGCGCGGCGCTTCCGGCCACGCAATACAATATGAAGACGGTCGAGCTGGCCGGGCTGGTGAAGTTCGATTTCCTCGGCCTTAAAACGCTCGATGTGCTGCAGCAAACGGTCGATATCCTTGCCGCGCGCGGCGTGGCGGTCGATCTGGCCGCGCTGCCGCTGGATGACGCGAAAACCTTCGCGCTCATGGCGCGCGGCGATACCACGGGCGTGTTCCAGCTAGAAAGTTCGGGCATGCGCGATGTGCTGCGGCGGCTGCGCCCCGAACGGTTCGAGGAAATCATCGCGCTTGTCGCGCTCTATCGCCCGGGCCCGATGGATAATATCCCGAAATTCATCAAGACCAAGCAGGGCGAGGAAAAACCCGATTACCTGCACCCGCTTCTGGAACCCGTGCTGCGCGATACCTATGGCATTCCGGTCTATCAGGAACAGGTGATGCAGGCGGCGCAGGTGCTGGCGGGCTACAGCCTCGGCAACGCCGATCTGCTGCGCCGTGCGATGGGCAAGAAAAAGGCTGATGAAATGGCGGCGCAGCGCGCCAGCTTCATTGCCGGCGCGAAAAAGAACAAGGTTTCCGAAGCGCAGGCGGGCGCGATTTTCGATCAGATCGACAAGTTCGCGGGCTACGGCTTCAACAAAAGCCACGCGGCGGCCTATGCGCTGATCGCGTACCAGACCGCGTATCTGAAAGCCAACTATGCGGTGGAATTTTTCGCAGCCTCAATGAATTTTGAAATGGGCGATACCGACAAGCTGAACATGGTGCGGCAGGAGCTGGCGCGTAACGCTATCGCGCTGCTGCCCCCCGATATCAACCGCAGCCACGCCGCTTTTGCGGTCGAGGAAACCGAAAGCGGGAAGAAAGCGATCCGCTACGCGCTCGCGGCGCTGAAGGGCGTTGGCGCGGCGGCTATGAAAAGCGTGGTCGCGGCGCGCGAAGCCGACGGCCCGTTCAAGGATCTGTTCGATTTTGCATCCCGCGCCGACCCCAAGGCGATGAACAAGAAACAGCTTGAAAGCCTGGCGGCTGCGGGCGCGTTCGATACGCTCAACCGCAACCGCGCGCAAGTGCTGGCGGCAGCCGAAATGCTTTCCCGCCATGCCAGCGCCGCCGCCGATGAACGCAGCAGCGGCCAGAACAATTTGTTCGCATCCGAGCCGGAAGCCGCTGCGCGTCCGCAATTGCCGGATGCGCGCAACTGGGACGATCTGACCCGCTTGCAGCACGAATTCAATGCGATCGGTTTTTATCTTTCCGCCCATCCGCTGGACGCCTATCGTGTTTTGCTTGAACGCATGAATGTTGTGCCCGCGGCCGGCGTTCCCTCCCTTTTGCGTGCGTCGGGGCCGAGCCGTTTCAAGCTGGCCGGTGTCGTTATGGGCAAGCAGGAGCGCACATCGAAATCCGGTAACCGCTTCGCCTTTGTGCAGATGTCGGATGGCGGCGGCGCGTTCGAGGTCACGGTGTTTTCCGAACTTCTGGCCGCGAGCCGCGAACAGCTTGAGACAGGCAGCACGCTGCTGATCGAGGTCGATGCGCAAATCGGCGGCCAGCAAGGCGGCGACGATCTGCGCTTCATCGGCCGCACCTTCCAGCCGTTGAAGGAAGCGGCGGAGCGGATGTCGCGCGGCGTGCGCCTGCTTGTGCGCAATACCGAAGCGCTCGATGCGTTGCACAAACTGCTTGATGGGGCGCAAAAGGGACGGGGCAAGGTGCAGCTCGCGCTTGAGCTTGATGACCTGAGCGAAGCCGAAATTGATTTGCCTGAAGCTTATCTTTTGAACGAATCCGTTAAAACCGCGCTGCGCCAGCTTCCGGGCGGCGTGGAAGTGCAGGAATTCTAG
- a CDS encoding ribosome recycling factor encodes MTVNIDEFGKRMDGAFDALKKEFGSLRTGRASTNLLEHVSVDAYGSAMPINQVGTVGVPEPRLLTVQVWDKGLVKSVEKAIRDAGLGLNPQPDGQLVRVPVPELSAERRQELVKISGKYAEQARVAVRNVRRDAMDTLKKAALPEDDHKKLTDKVQQLTDQHIKKIDEALAGKEKEVTQV; translated from the coding sequence ATGACAGTGAATATCGACGAATTCGGCAAACGCATGGACGGCGCATTCGATGCGCTGAAGAAGGAATTCGGCAGCCTGCGCACCGGCCGTGCCTCTACCAATCTGCTCGAGCATGTCTCGGTCGATGCCTATGGCAGCGCCATGCCGATTAACCAGGTTGGTACCGTCGGCGTGCCCGAACCGCGCCTGCTGACCGTGCAGGTGTGGGACAAGGGGCTTGTGAAATCGGTGGAAAAGGCGATCCGCGACGCCGGGCTCGGCCTCAACCCGCAGCCCGATGGGCAGCTGGTCCGCGTGCCGGTGCCGGAGCTGAGTGCCGAGCGGCGGCAGGAGCTTGTGAAAATCTCGGGCAAATATGCAGAGCAGGCGCGTGTGGCAGTGCGCAATGTGCGCCGCGATGCGATGGATACTTTGAAAAAAGCCGCCCTGCCGGAAGACGATCACAAAAAGCTTACCGACAAGGTGCAGCAACTGACCGACCAGCATATCAAGAAGATCGATGAAGCGCTGGCGGGCAAAGAAAAAGAAGTGACGCAGGTCTGA
- a CDS encoding elongation factor Ts, whose translation MAEITAQLVKDLRDKTGAGMMDCKKALTEASGDIEAAVDWLRKKGLSAAAKKAGRAAAEGLVAVAADGATAAMVEVNAETDFVGRNEQFQKFALATARLALAGNGDVEALKATQFPGAKHAVADELTNLIATIGENMGIRRAARLNVKQGVVASYVHNAVAPDLGKIGVLVALESAAPAEKLQELGKQLAMHVAAARPEALTIADVDQGALERERSVLAEQARASGKPEDIIAKMVEGRLRKYYEEVVFTEQVYVVDGETRISKVIENASKEFGAPVKLAGFTRFQLGEGVEKTQDDFAAEVAKMAS comes from the coding sequence ATGGCAGAAATTACCGCACAACTCGTGAAGGATCTGCGCGACAAAACCGGCGCGGGCATGATGGACTGCAAAAAGGCGCTTACCGAAGCGAGCGGCGATATCGAAGCCGCGGTTGACTGGCTGCGCAAAAAGGGCCTGTCGGCTGCCGCCAAGAAGGCCGGCCGTGCCGCCGCCGAAGGGCTTGTGGCCGTGGCCGCCGATGGCGCAACCGCCGCCATGGTGGAAGTGAATGCCGAAACCGATTTCGTCGGTCGCAACGAACAGTTCCAGAAATTCGCGCTTGCCACCGCCAGGCTGGCACTGGCCGGCAATGGCGATGTCGAGGCGCTGAAGGCCACACAGTTTCCGGGTGCGAAGCATGCGGTCGCGGACGAATTGACCAACCTGATCGCCACCATCGGCGAGAACATGGGTATTCGCCGCGCCGCACGCCTGAATGTGAAGCAGGGCGTGGTCGCGAGCTATGTGCACAATGCTGTCGCGCCGGATCTCGGCAAGATCGGCGTTCTGGTCGCGCTCGAATCCGCCGCGCCCGCAGAAAAGCTGCAGGAGCTGGGCAAGCAACTGGCCATGCATGTGGCCGCCGCGCGCCCCGAAGCGCTGACGATTGCCGATGTCGATCAAGGCGCGCTCGAGCGCGAACGCTCGGTGCTGGCCGAACAGGCCCGCGCTTCGGGCAAGCCCGAAGACATCATCGCCAAGATGGTTGAAGGCCGTTTGCGCAAGTATTACGAGGAAGTCGTTTTCACCGAACAAGTCTATGTGGTGGACGGCGAAACCCGCATCAGCAAGGTGATCGAAAACGCTTCCAAGGAATTTGGCGCGCCGGTCAAGCTTGCGGGCTTCACCCGCTTCCAGCTGGGCGAAGGCGTTGAAAAGACGCAGGACGATTTCGCCGCCGAAGTAGCAAAAATGGCCTCGTAA
- a CDS encoding MAPEG family protein: MSAELYWLTLVTLMTGLVWAPYIVNRLVEYGSAAVMKPRIPAPPKAAWAARMMKAHANAVENLAVFAPLALAVHVSGMGNETTAMAAMLYFWARLVHLVVQTLAVPLLRTLAFATGFFCQLTLALTLLGVI; encoded by the coding sequence ATGAGCGCGGAACTATACTGGCTGACCCTCGTTACACTCATGACCGGTCTTGTCTGGGCGCCCTATATCGTCAACCGGCTTGTTGAATATGGAAGTGCGGCGGTTATGAAGCCGCGTATCCCCGCCCCGCCGAAGGCGGCATGGGCGGCGCGCATGATGAAGGCGCATGCGAACGCAGTCGAAAACCTCGCGGTGTTCGCGCCGCTGGCGCTGGCGGTGCATGTTTCCGGCATGGGCAATGAAACCACGGCCATGGCCGCCATGCTCTATTTCTGGGCGCGGCTTGTGCATTTGGTTGTGCAGACGCTGGCGGTGCCGTTGTTGCGCACACTGGCTTTTGCGACAGGTTTTTTCTGCCAATTGACGCTGGCCTTGACATTGCTTGGCGTGATCTAA
- a CDS encoding isoprenyl transferase, giving the protein MQPVDHPFDKDAIKTPMHVAIIMDGNGRWAAARGLPRTMGHRAGIEAVKRTLEACKSLPVKYLTLYSFSAENWRRPLDEIEELMQLLRFYLRSELANMHRNGIRVRIIGERDKLPKDIVDMVNHAEELTKDNQALTLVIALSYGARQEIAAAARAIAEKVSTGALRPAQVDEGEVMAALYTHDLPDPDLIIRTSGEQRLSNFLLWQSAYAEFFFTETLWPDFGARDLEAALGEFQRRERRYGATVGQN; this is encoded by the coding sequence ATGCAACCGGTTGACCACCCTTTCGACAAGGACGCGATCAAGACGCCGATGCATGTCGCCATCATCATGGACGGAAACGGCCGCTGGGCCGCGGCGCGCGGCTTGCCGCGCACCATGGGCCACCGTGCGGGGATCGAAGCCGTGAAGCGCACGCTTGAAGCGTGCAAGAGCCTGCCGGTCAAATATCTTACGCTTTACAGCTTTTCCGCCGAAAACTGGCGCCGTCCGCTCGACGAGATCGAAGAGCTGATGCAGTTGCTGCGTTTTTATCTGCGCAGCGAGCTTGCCAACATGCATCGCAACGGCATCCGCGTCCGCATCATTGGCGAACGCGATAAGTTGCCCAAGGATATCGTCGATATGGTCAACCATGCCGAGGAGCTGACGAAAGATAACCAGGCGTTGACACTTGTGATCGCACTTTCCTACGGCGCGCGGCAGGAAATTGCGGCCGCCGCCCGCGCAATCGCGGAAAAGGTCTCGACCGGTGCGCTGCGCCCCGCGCAGGTGGACGAAGGCGAGGTGATGGCCGCGCTTTATACGCACGATCTGCCCGATCCGGACCTGATCATTCGTACCAGCGGCGAACAAAGGCTTTCCAACTTCCTTTTGTGGCAATCGGCCTATGCCGAATTCTTCTTCACCGAAACACTGTGGCCGGATTTTGGCGCGCGCGATCTTGAAGCCGCGCTCGGCGAATTTCAGCGCCGTGAGCGCCGCTACGGAGCAACCGTTGGGCAAAACTGA
- a CDS encoding UMP kinase, translating into MANKTVQKNAAPGVPLKAISGSALYNRVLVKLSGEALMGSHEYGLDPIVVDRVAGEIKSVIDMGVQVCAVIGGGNIFRGISGAASGMDRATADYMGMLATVINALAMQNALEKAGVPTRVQSAIPMSSVCEPYIRRRAMRHMEKSRVVIFAAGTGNPFFTTDSAAALRASEMQCDALLKATKVDGVYSADPKKDKNAQRYDRLSYFDVLSQDLEVMDTSAISLARQSKIPILVFSIFEQGGFANVMQGKGKFTIITD; encoded by the coding sequence ATGGCAAACAAAACAGTGCAAAAAAACGCCGCACCCGGTGTTCCCCTGAAGGCTATTTCCGGCTCCGCCCTTTATAACCGCGTTCTCGTCAAGCTTTCGGGCGAAGCCCTGATGGGCAGCCATGAATACGGGCTCGATCCCATCGTGGTCGATCGTGTGGCGGGCGAGATCAAAAGTGTTATCGATATGGGCGTGCAGGTTTGCGCCGTGATCGGCGGCGGCAATATCTTCCGCGGCATTTCCGGCGCGGCCAGCGGCATGGATCGCGCCACGGCCGATTATATGGGCATGCTGGCGACCGTGATCAACGCGCTTGCCATGCAAAATGCCCTTGAAAAGGCGGGCGTGCCGACGCGGGTGCAATCCGCGATCCCGATGTCTTCGGTGTGCGAACCCTATATTCGCCGCCGCGCCATGCGCCACATGGAAAAGAGCCGCGTGGTGATTTTTGCCGCAGGAACCGGCAACCCCTTTTTCACAACCGACAGTGCCGCGGCGCTACGCGCTTCGGAGATGCAGTGCGATGCGCTGCTCAAGGCCACCAAGGTCGATGGCGTCTATAGCGCCGACCCGAAGAAAGATAAGAATGCGCAGCGCTACGATCGGCTAAGCTATTTCGATGTGCTTTCGCAGGATCTCGAGGTCATGGACACCTCGGCCATCTCGCTGGCACGCCAGAGCAAAATTCCGATCCTTGTTTTCTCGATCTTCGAGCAAGGCGGCTTCGCGAATGTGATGCAGGGCAAAGGCAAGTTCACAATCATCACAGACTAA
- the pabB gene encoding aminodeoxychorismate synthase component I yields the protein MAVEPFILLDDARMQGSEQGPGSLLFTKPRSWITAYNAEDVEAAMAQLEKARMQGFHIAGCFSYELGYAFEPKLARLLPKSKAPLISCGMFQAPQKLTPAATADYLARMENGPCRVGTMKPQVSAAGYVKAMQRVLDYIRAGDAYQVNLTFPLHGEVEGDPVALYRRLRRRQHGGHQALVHAPDGGWVLSLSPELFMQVTGDRVVTRPMKGTAPRAPGYDEDRVQAESLVRDPKAQSENLMIVDLLRNDLARLALPGSVQAGPLYQTETYPTLHQLTSTVTARLPPGTRPLALLRTLFPCGSVTGAPKIRAMEIIRELEAQPRGAYCGAIGMIAPPQATGAGDMLFNVAIRTLTIRGGHAVMGVGSAVVADSSVDGEYEECVLKARFVTQDVPAFDLLETMRWREDEGFYLLDRHLARLRQSAFYFGYGFDETRVRTALARAVQNAGHKSLRVRLTLAEDGAPRVEAGPLTLMQNAILRYAIADRRADSRDPFLRHKTTNRGMYENELARLKDAAGCDEVIFLNERGEVTEAARANVFARFGATLFTPPLSCGVLDGCLRRSLFDDPEITLTEKVLTPADLEAADEVLLGNSVRGLMTAVRMERQADGTTERKQA from the coding sequence ATGGCGGTCGAACCTTTCATTCTTCTTGATGATGCGCGTATGCAGGGCTCCGAACAGGGTCCGGGCTCGCTGCTGTTCACGAAACCGCGAAGCTGGATTACCGCCTATAACGCCGAAGATGTCGAAGCCGCGATGGCGCAGCTTGAAAAAGCGCGCATGCAGGGTTTCCATATCGCCGGGTGTTTTTCATACGAACTTGGCTATGCGTTCGAACCGAAGCTGGCGCGGCTTTTGCCGAAAAGCAAGGCGCCGCTGATTTCCTGCGGCATGTTTCAGGCGCCGCAAAAGCTGACGCCCGCCGCCACAGCCGATTATCTCGCGCGCATGGAAAACGGTCCCTGCCGCGTCGGCACCATGAAGCCGCAGGTCAGTGCCGCCGGCTATGTCAAGGCGATGCAGCGCGTGCTCGATTACATTCGCGCAGGCGATGCCTATCAGGTCAACCTCACTTTTCCGCTGCATGGCGAGGTTGAAGGCGACCCGGTTGCTCTCTATCGCCGGCTGCGCCGCCGCCAGCATGGCGGGCATCAGGCGCTCGTGCACGCGCCGGATGGCGGCTGGGTGCTTTCGCTTTCGCCCGAACTGTTCATGCAGGTCACGGGCGATCGCGTCGTCACGCGGCCGATGAAAGGCACGGCGCCGCGCGCGCCCGGCTATGATGAAGACCGTGTGCAGGCTGAAAGCCTCGTGCGCGATCCCAAGGCGCAATCAGAAAACCTGATGATCGTCGATCTGCTGCGCAACGATCTCGCGCGGCTTGCGCTGCCCGGCAGCGTGCAGGCCGGCCCGCTGTACCAGACGGAAACCTACCCCACGCTGCACCAGCTGACCTCGACCGTCACCGCGCGGCTGCCGCCCGGCACGCGGCCGCTGGCGCTTTTGCGCACATTGTTTCCTTGCGGCTCCGTCACGGGCGCGCCGAAAATCAGGGCGATGGAAATTATCCGCGAACTTGAAGCGCAGCCGCGCGGCGCCTATTGCGGGGCGATCGGTATGATTGCGCCGCCGCAAGCGACCGGCGCAGGCGACATGCTTTTCAATGTCGCCATCCGCACGCTGACGATACGCGGCGGGCACGCGGTGATGGGCGTCGGCAGCGCGGTGGTGGCCGATAGTTCGGTCGATGGTGAATACGAAGAATGCGTGCTCAAGGCCCGCTTCGTGACGCAGGATGTCCCCGCCTTCGATCTGCTTGAAACCATGCGTTGGCGCGAAGACGAAGGTTTTTATCTGCTCGACCGGCATCTTGCGCGGCTGCGGCAATCGGCTTTCTATTTCGGCTACGGCTTCGATGAGACGCGGGTGCGGACCGCGCTTGCGCGCGCGGTGCAGAATGCCGGGCACAAAAGCCTGCGCGTACGGCTCACGCTTGCCGAAGACGGCGCGCCGCGCGTGGAAGCCGGACCGCTAACCTTGATGCAGAACGCGATCCTGCGTTACGCAATTGCCGACCGTCGCGCCGACAGCCGCGATCCGTTCCTGCGCCACAAAACCACCAACCGAGGAATGTATGAAAACGAGCTGGCGCGGCTGAAGGATGCGGCCGGGTGCGACGAGGTTATTTTCCTGAACGAGCGCGGCGAGGTTACGGAAGCCGCCCGCGCCAACGTGTTCGCGCGTTTCGGCGCCACGCTGTTCACGCCGCCGCTTTCGTGCGGCGTGCTCGACGGCTGTTTGCGCCGTTCGTTGTTCGACGACCCGGAAATCACGCTAACCGAAAAAGTTCTGACCCCGGCCGATCTTGAGGCCGCGGATGAAGTGCTGCTCGGGAATTCCGTGCGCGGGCTGATGACGGCGGTACGCATGGAGCGGCAAGCAGACGGCACAACCGAAAGGAAACAGGCATGA
- the rpsB gene encoding 30S ribosomal protein S2 has protein sequence MPMPTFTMRQLFEAGIHFGHNTRRWNPKMQQYLFGVRSGVHIIDLEQTVPMLHQALQVLRDTAAGGGRVLFVGTKRAAQEKVAETAQRCGQYYVNHRWLGGMLTNWKTISQSIKKLREYNEKLENEAMKLTKKEQLDIARKRDKLEKALGGIKEMGGTPDILFVIDTNKEQIAVEEATVLGIPVIAIVDSNSDPAHITYPVPGNDDAIRAIEMYCDLASAAVLDGIEAEVRASGKDAGEAAVVPAAKQAGAADEGPIAASA, from the coding sequence ATGCCGATGCCAACATTCACCATGCGCCAGCTTTTCGAAGCCGGCATTCATTTCGGCCACAACACCCGTCGCTGGAACCCGAAGATGCAGCAGTATCTTTTCGGCGTCCGCAGCGGCGTGCACATCATCGATCTTGAACAGACCGTGCCGATGCTTCATCAGGCGCTGCAGGTTCTGCGCGATACCGCCGCAGGCGGCGGCCGCGTTCTGTTCGTGGGCACCAAGCGCGCGGCACAGGAAAAGGTTGCGGAAACTGCGCAGCGTTGCGGCCAGTATTATGTCAACCACCGCTGGCTTGGCGGCATGCTGACGAACTGGAAAACCATTTCGCAATCGATCAAGAAGCTGCGCGAATACAACGAAAAGTTGGAAAACGAGGCGATGAAGCTGACCAAGAAAGAACAGCTCGATATCGCCCGCAAGCGCGACAAGCTGGAAAAGGCGCTCGGCGGCATCAAGGAAATGGGCGGTACGCCCGATATCCTGTTCGTGATCGACACCAACAAGGAGCAGATCGCGGTCGAAGAAGCGACCGTGCTTGGTATCCCTGTGATCGCTATTGTCGATAGCAACAGCGACCCGGCGCATATCACCTACCCGGTTCCGGGCAACGATGACGCCATCCGCGCCATCGAGATGTATTGCGATCTCGCGTCGGCGGCGGTGCTTGACGGCATCGAAGCCGAGGTACGTGCCAGCGGCAAGGATGCCGGCGAAGCCGCCGTGGTGCCTGCCGCCAAGCAGGCGGGCGCGGCCGACGAAGGCCCGATCGCGGCTTCGGCCTGA